Proteins encoded within one genomic window of Prauserella marina:
- a CDS encoding IucA/IucC family protein — protein sequence MTANTTETTDALVRQALASPHLSTVRRRIFRQLLESLLYENAVRTTDDSTIVGKAGVRYTFTAKRRYGFARVAVENLLRDGEEPTSIALFLSEIADCLDARADHLTRFTRELDETLVKDTVARHQRAESLIGTGFDALEGLITDGHRYHPAYKSRVGFDIADNLAYGPEFRNPVRPLWIAVRDELAETSRSAKPDFSAPQGIEPPEDYVALPVHPWQWREHVVTTYAEWLHDDRMVVLGEDSDRFLPQQSIRTLACLDSPRRPNLKLAMSLVNTSTSRVLAPHTVHNAPLISNWLRGIRDSDPFLRDESRPLLLGEFVGTSVSQHGNPGTYGTLACIWRESLPPLLDPGEEAVPFTGLTARDVDGTPLIEPWVSRHGLVPWLRQLIDVAVLPVVHLLTRHGVALEAHAQNMVLLHSQGMPTRVALRDFHDGIRFSRAHLADPARCPVLRATPGHHENRNSFVETDDPLLVADFVLDAFFFINMGELAIFLSAAYDLPERHFWALVREVVKQHEQRFGPPAFDIFTPEIAVEKLTTRRLLPDTELRLHRVPNPLADA from the coding sequence AGCGCTGGCCTCGCCGCACCTTTCCACCGTCCGGCGCAGGATCTTCCGCCAGCTCCTCGAATCACTGTTGTACGAGAACGCGGTACGCACCACCGACGATTCGACCATCGTCGGCAAGGCGGGCGTTCGTTACACGTTCACCGCGAAGCGACGGTACGGGTTCGCGAGGGTCGCCGTCGAGAACCTGCTGCGGGACGGCGAGGAACCCACCTCGATCGCCCTGTTCCTCAGCGAAATCGCCGACTGCCTCGACGCGCGAGCAGACCACCTCACCAGGTTCACGAGGGAACTCGACGAGACCCTCGTCAAGGACACCGTCGCGCGACACCAGCGAGCTGAATCGCTGATCGGGACCGGATTCGACGCGCTCGAAGGTCTGATCACCGACGGCCACCGCTATCACCCGGCCTACAAATCCCGAGTCGGATTCGACATCGCCGACAATCTCGCCTACGGACCAGAATTCCGCAACCCCGTTCGGCCACTGTGGATCGCGGTTCGTGACGAGCTGGCTGAGACGAGCCGCTCGGCAAAGCCCGATTTTTCTGCTCCGCAAGGCATCGAGCCGCCCGAGGATTACGTGGCCCTGCCCGTTCACCCGTGGCAATGGCGCGAGCACGTCGTGACGACCTACGCCGAATGGCTGCACGACGACAGGATGGTCGTGCTCGGTGAGGACTCCGACCGTTTCCTGCCACAGCAGTCCATCCGCACGCTTGCCTGCCTCGACTCGCCGCGGCGGCCGAACCTCAAACTCGCGATGTCACTCGTCAACACCTCCACGAGCAGGGTGCTCGCTCCACACACCGTGCACAACGCGCCGCTCATCTCGAACTGGTTGCGCGGCATTCGCGACAGCGATCCCTTTCTGCGTGACGAATCGCGGCCCCTCCTGCTCGGCGAGTTCGTCGGCACCTCGGTGTCACAGCACGGCAACCCCGGCACCTACGGGACGCTGGCCTGTATCTGGCGGGAAAGCCTGCCGCCCCTGCTCGATCCCGGCGAGGAAGCGGTCCCCTTCACCGGCCTCACCGCACGCGACGTCGACGGCACGCCGCTCATCGAACCGTGGGTGAGCAGGCACGGACTCGTTCCGTGGCTACGACAGCTGATCGACGTCGCCGTACTTCCGGTCGTGCACCTGCTCACCCGGCACGGCGTCGCGCTCGAAGCACACGCACAGAACATGGTGCTGCTGCACTCGCAAGGGATGCCGACGAGGGTCGCGCTACGGGATTTCCACGACGGCATCCGATTCTCCCGCGCACACCTTGCCGATCCGGCTCGCTGTCCCGTGCTCCGGGCAACGCCGGGACACCACGAGAACCGCAACTCCTTCGTCGAGACCGACGATCCCCTGCTCGTCGCCGACTTCGTACTCGACGCGTTCTTCTTCATCAACATGGGCGAGCTGGCGATCTTCCTCTCCGCTGCCTACGACCTGCCCGAACGACACTTCTGGGCCCTCGTACGCGAGGTCGTCAAGCAGCACGAACAGCGCTTCGGCCCTCCCGCCTTCGACATCTTCACCCCGGAGATCGCGGTCGAAAAGCTCACCACGAGGCGGTTGCTTCCCGACACCGAACTGCGTCTCCACCGGGTGCCGAACCCGCTCGCCGATGCGTGA
- a CDS encoding type III PLP-dependent enzyme: MRDGEPVCQYVYDLAALEAHVKAVVAALPPRCRMFYAMKANSAAPLLRTLAPLVAGFEVASGGELAKARAVSADIEVLFGGPAKTRSEIAEALAAGVTRLHVESVLELHRISAEARLADTVSDVLLRVNLAGPFPDATLAMAGRPTQFGIEESGLAEAVAAVDALPNVRLAGFHLHSLSNNLSPEAHLAMLAMYRDRILAWEAAFGLRCEVINVGGGIGVDYADLEAQFAWPRFTKGLSDLVGTFPEHWEEIDFECGRYLVAGCGTYRTEVLDVKRNHGVNYVLVRGGTHHFRLPVSWQHSHPFSVRPVEDWDPGLPRQEIRGEPVTVVGELCTPKDVLAKDVLVDGVRPGDVLEFHYAGAYGWEISHHDFLSHPHPEHVHLCPPASPPPP, translated from the coding sequence ATGCGTGACGGGGAGCCGGTGTGCCAGTACGTCTACGATCTGGCCGCACTCGAAGCGCATGTCAAAGCCGTCGTCGCCGCGCTGCCGCCCCGGTGTCGCATGTTCTACGCCATGAAGGCCAACAGCGCCGCACCGCTGCTTCGAACCCTCGCGCCGCTGGTGGCAGGCTTCGAGGTGGCATCGGGCGGGGAACTGGCCAAGGCCCGTGCCGTCTCGGCCGACATCGAGGTGCTGTTCGGCGGGCCTGCCAAAACGCGGAGCGAGATCGCGGAAGCGCTCGCGGCAGGGGTCACCAGGTTGCACGTGGAAAGCGTGCTGGAACTCCACCGGATCTCGGCCGAGGCGAGGCTGGCCGACACGGTCTCCGACGTGCTGCTGCGCGTCAATCTCGCCGGACCCTTTCCTGACGCGACGCTGGCGATGGCCGGAAGACCGACCCAGTTCGGTATCGAGGAAAGCGGGCTCGCCGAAGCGGTCGCAGCGGTTGACGCGCTCCCCAACGTGCGGCTCGCCGGGTTCCATTTGCACTCGCTGTCGAACAACCTCTCGCCGGAAGCGCACCTCGCCATGCTGGCGATGTACCGGGACAGGATCCTCGCCTGGGAAGCCGCGTTCGGACTGCGCTGCGAGGTGATCAACGTCGGCGGTGGGATCGGGGTCGACTATGCCGATCTCGAAGCCCAGTTCGCGTGGCCGAGGTTCACCAAGGGGCTCTCCGACTTGGTCGGCACCTTTCCGGAGCACTGGGAGGAAATCGACTTCGAGTGTGGGCGGTATCTCGTCGCCGGATGCGGGACCTACCGCACCGAGGTGCTGGACGTGAAGCGCAACCACGGCGTGAACTACGTGCTGGTCAGGGGAGGAACTCACCACTTTCGGCTGCCGGTCTCCTGGCAGCACAGCCATCCGTTCAGCGTACGGCCGGTCGAGGATTGGGACCCCGGCCTGCCCAGGCAGGAGATTCGCGGCGAACCGGTGACCGTGGTCGGCGAACTGTGCACGCCGAAAGACGTACTCGCCAAGGACGTGCTCGTCGACGGCGTGCGACCTGGCGACGTGCTGGAGTTCCACTACGCCGGCGCCTACGGCTGGGAGATCTCCCACCACGACTTCCTCAGCCACCCTCACCCCGAGCACGTCCACCTCTGTCCTCCCGCGAGTCCCCCGCCGCCCTAG
- a CDS encoding metal-dependent hydrolase, translating to MMGRTHALTGWCAGLAVAPFAGITTLAQALVFAATTAGFALLPDLDHPGARASKLLGPVTGGLSWLLRKASSGFYQLTKGPRDENKTGSHRHLSHTLLFAVALGALTAWGTEAGGPWAVVGVVVFGLLLAEDALGDWLLPVAGGAVVWWVYENSPDPLAELAPIAGQLGIAVAVGCFTHCLGDALTEAGCPFLFPLPIAGETWYELRPPSFLRFRTGKGVENKFIFPVFAVLAVLLIPGVWQMLVGFVQDVFGGQTVEADS from the coding sequence ATGATGGGTCGTACGCATGCGCTCACCGGCTGGTGCGCGGGGCTCGCCGTCGCCCCATTCGCCGGTATCACCACCCTGGCGCAGGCGTTGGTGTTCGCCGCGACGACAGCGGGCTTCGCGCTGTTGCCGGACCTCGATCATCCGGGTGCGCGCGCGTCGAAACTGCTCGGCCCGGTCACCGGAGGGCTGTCCTGGCTGCTGCGCAAGGCCTCGTCGGGGTTCTACCAGCTCACCAAGGGACCTCGGGACGAGAACAAGACCGGTAGCCACCGGCACCTTTCGCACACCCTGCTCTTCGCGGTGGCGCTCGGCGCGCTCACGGCGTGGGGAACGGAGGCGGGAGGGCCGTGGGCGGTTGTCGGTGTCGTCGTCTTCGGTCTCCTGCTGGCGGAGGACGCGCTCGGCGATTGGTTGCTGCCGGTCGCGGGCGGGGCCGTCGTGTGGTGGGTCTACGAGAACAGCCCTGATCCGCTCGCGGAACTCGCGCCGATCGCCGGGCAACTCGGCATCGCGGTCGCTGTCGGTTGCTTCACCCACTGCCTCGGCGACGCGCTGACCGAGGCGGGCTGTCCGTTCCTGTTCCCGCTGCCGATCGCGGGCGAGACCTGGTACGAGCTGCGGCCACCGTCCTTCCTGCGGTTTCGCACCGGGAAAGGGGTCGAGAACAAGTTCATCTTCCCTGTGTTCGCGGTTCTCGCCGTGTTGCTGATCCCCGGGGTGTGGCAGATGCTGGTCGGCTTCGTTCAGGACGTGTTCGGCGGGCAGACAGTCGAGGCCGACAGTTAG
- the ligD gene encoding non-homologous end-joining DNA ligase, protein MERKLDEYRRKRRADRTPEPFPGSEAVEPRGADDTYVIHEHHARQLHWDVRLERGGVLVSWAVPKGLPPAPGTVRLAVRTEDHPMEYATFSGEIPKGEYGAGSMTIWDSGRYETLKWSDREVSVVFHGERVSGKYVFFRSGEEWQVIRSDPASDPDWAALPERVEPMLAVSGSLPAAERDDDWAYEFKWDGVRALARIEGGRLGLFARSGNDITATYPELRGVGEQLGSTQAWLDGEIVALHGGRPSFKALQARMHAGEQRAKQLAKHQPVTYLIFDLLHLEGHACTVLPYERRRELLEKLELGGSNWQLSPSFTGEGAAVVAAAGEQQLEGVIAKRLASTYQQGQRSADWLKITELRTLDVIVGGWRPGEGKRAGTFGSLMLGAPSAEGLRYVGQVGTGFTEGMLRDLLATLSRSEQDSSPFGNEVPKERAKGARWVAPTLVAEVVFKDWTEEGRLRAPAWRGLRPDLDPAEVPHWEDRGDHT, encoded by the coding sequence ATGGAGCGCAAGCTCGACGAATACCGGCGAAAACGACGTGCGGACCGCACGCCGGAACCGTTCCCCGGCTCCGAGGCGGTCGAGCCACGCGGCGCCGACGACACGTACGTGATCCACGAGCATCACGCACGCCAACTGCACTGGGACGTGAGGCTGGAACGAGGCGGAGTGCTCGTGTCGTGGGCCGTGCCGAAGGGCCTCCCGCCTGCGCCCGGCACCGTCCGGCTCGCCGTGCGCACCGAGGACCACCCGATGGAGTACGCCACCTTCTCGGGTGAGATCCCCAAGGGCGAGTACGGCGCGGGAAGCATGACCATCTGGGACAGCGGACGGTACGAAACGCTCAAGTGGTCCGATCGCGAGGTGTCGGTCGTGTTCCACGGCGAACGGGTGAGCGGCAAGTACGTGTTCTTCCGCAGTGGCGAGGAGTGGCAGGTGATCCGCTCGGACCCGGCAAGCGATCCGGATTGGGCGGCCCTGCCCGAACGCGTCGAACCCATGCTCGCGGTCAGCGGATCACTGCCCGCTGCCGAACGGGACGACGACTGGGCCTACGAGTTCAAATGGGACGGGGTCAGGGCGCTCGCCAGAATCGAGGGCGGCAGGCTCGGCCTCTTCGCGCGAAGCGGCAACGACATCACGGCGACCTATCCCGAACTGCGCGGGGTCGGTGAACAACTCGGCAGCACACAGGCTTGGCTCGACGGCGAGATCGTCGCGCTGCACGGGGGAAGGCCCAGCTTCAAGGCACTCCAGGCGAGGATGCACGCGGGAGAACAGCGAGCCAAACAGCTCGCCAAACACCAGCCCGTCACCTACCTGATCTTCGACCTGCTGCACCTCGAAGGGCACGCGTGCACGGTGCTTCCCTACGAGCGACGGAGGGAACTGCTGGAAAAACTCGAACTGGGAGGATCCAACTGGCAGCTTTCGCCGAGCTTCACCGGCGAGGGCGCGGCCGTCGTCGCGGCGGCAGGGGAACAACAACTGGAGGGCGTCATCGCGAAACGTCTCGCTTCGACGTATCAACAGGGGCAACGCTCCGCCGATTGGCTCAAGATCACCGAACTGCGGACGCTCGACGTCATCGTCGGCGGCTGGCGGCCAGGTGAAGGCAAGCGGGCCGGTACGTTCGGCTCGCTGATGCTCGGGGCGCCCTCCGCCGAAGGTCTTCGCTACGTCGGCCAGGTCGGAACCGGGTTCACCGAGGGAATGCTTCGCGATCTGCTCGCCACCCTCAGCCGGTCCGAACAGGACAGTTCCCCGTTCGGCAACGAAGTACCGAAAGAGCGGGCCAAGGGCGCGAGGTGGGTCGCGCCCACGCTGGTCGCCGAGGTCGTCTTCAAGGATTGGACGGAGGAGGGAAGGCTGCGGGCTCCGGCTTGGCGCGGCCTGCGACCCGACCTCGACCCCGCCGAGGTTCCCCATTGGGAAGATCGTGGTGACCACACATGA